The sequence acataaaaattatattttacagTAAACTCAttaatatttcaaattatttattatttagatttttaaaaaaatgttgcaGCTAGGCGCTAGGCGGTGGGTCGCCGTCCGCCTAGCGCTTTTTGGAACATTGCTCCTAGTATAATAATATTTGTTTCTTATTTGTTAAacaaatacatatatattttttggtagTAAATCagtaaaacaatttaaattgaaCACATTTTTTTTGAACATGTACAATTGATTGAGCAAATTATGTCTAGTAAGTTGTCACTTCATTTCTCTCTTGTttctacaattttttttttttatagaataTTTAGAAATCCAACAATTACTAGGAGAGGGACCTGTCGATAGAAAAAGAGGACcaaaaaagaataataaaaaatCCATTCATATTTACTATTATCTGGCAGAATAAATCTCCATTCCCTCAAAAAACATTTTTACAACATTATTGTAAGTGAGTACATCTAAGTATCAATTCAAGCCAATATAAGATCATCAAAAATCACAGCACACAAAAACccacaaataaattaataataataataataattggaaAGGCCATCAAGACTATAACTTTACGAAATACCATTTAAGTTTCATGTAAATATACTATATCAATCTTTCCCATTCGTCAGCTCCACGGCGGAGCCACCATTTACAGCCTTCGGCAGATCTTCCTCCGCCACCGCCTTGAAGAGAGGATTGATGGACTGGGAAGTTGGAACAGCATTCTTATCGGCGACTTTTGCGTTGTTTTTGTATTCATACCATGTCGCGAAATACAGAAAGCAGAGAAAGTTGAGCCCGCTCAAGATTGCTAAGAACCAAAAGAACAGATTCAAATTGTTCTTGTCCAAGTCTTGTCCATACAACCAACCCTGTTTGCTTGGCGCGATTCTTTTCGTTACTGAATTTATAACACTCACAAAAACACTGCTCAAGAAATACCCAAAAGATTGTGATATATACGTAAAAGAGGTTGAAAGTGACCTCATGCCAGTAGGAGCTTCTTTGTAGAAAAATTCAAGTGATCCCACTAAAGTAAACATATCAGCAATACCGAATATCCCGTATTGAAATGCCAGCCAAAAAAGGCTAATGGGCTTCAACGGATTCTTCAACGAATGATTTCTTCTCTTAACTTCTATCACTCCGGCCACGGCCATGGACACAGCTGAGAGAACTAGGCCAACACCTATTCTTTGAAGCTGTGTGATTCCAGATGGATGCTTTGTGAAATTACGAATAAAGGGGATGAAAAGACGATCATAGATTGGAATGAGGATGATCATAAAGAGTAATGGGATGATGGGGATTGAGGCTGCAGGGACTTGGAAAGAACCAAGATGGGGATCCATTCGATAGCCTTGCTGAACTGAGAAGGTTTGTAGCTGTGCCATGCATGTGTTAAGTAGGATTGTACTAGCAATAATTGGCAGCATTCTTGTTAGGACTTTTACTTCTTCCACTTGTGTTATTGTGCAAACTTTCCAAGGGGAGGGCTCGGCATTTCGATGGAGAATCGCTGCTTTGTCCAGCCACCTACAGTTGACGTCATGTAAAGATATAGTCAAGGATGTGGACATGATCAGCATATATATGTTGGTAGCATATTATACTCCTAATTCAGTTTGGTTTTTCAAACAAAATTCATAATTCCATGTTACAATGATCAAGGAGACAAATCTGTATTTGAGAAGGGATTCAAATTCAGCTTAGGTAAGAGAATGAACTATATATACATGACACGAGACAGGTATATAAGACTACCTAAATTGATTGGTATGAACAATCTTTTGAGCTGCCGGGTCCGAATCTTTCTCATTGATCTCATATAGCTCACTAGTGCTCGCTGGAAGCGACAACCCGCGATTTTTTATTGCCACAACAACAACCTGCCCACAAAAAAAGTTGAATTCAGAATCACAACTCTTATATCACAACCAGCATAAATTCCATCAAATAATAGTGGACCGAGtgtacttaattaaataatgcaAGATAAGATGCTTGATTTAGCATAGGAACAAGGTGCAAGAAATGCATATATTTGTACCTGTATAATTCTTGCAAGAGGACTTTCTCGTGGGACTTGAAGGCGAAAGAACGGTTTTCCAACCGCGAGAAAGATAAATCCGACGGCTGAACCAATAGCACAAGTAAGAAATCCCTTCCACCAATTCTGATTGTTCTTGTTAGTAGCAAACCAAACAATGACAGTAACACCAATAGACGAACCAACAACAGTACTAAGCAACAGCCAGTTGAAATAGCTAGCAAGACCCTTGGCTTCTTTCGGGTTTTTGGCATCAAATTGGTCAGCTCCAAGTGCTGGAAGAGAACCCTTTACCCCACCAATACCTAACGCCAAGATACACAAAGATGCATAGAAATAGACAGCAATTCCACCTCGAATGCAACTTGACTTGCCGCAAGGTTTCGGTAGTAAATTATCATCATGAGCCTGAATTGTCATCATTGATAGAGCCTAACAGATAAAGAACAAGACATAATTTCTTTAATTATAAAGAGGTTCATATGCATAGTAGCTCACGAGTCACATCAAGCAAGAATTCAAGAATTCGTACATTTCAAAAACTTTAAACCAGATGGAATGTTTTCTCACCAAATGGCAAATATCAATGTCATGACATTGATATTAGCCCTCCGGTgtgaaaaaagataaaatagtgAGCAAGACCAAACTTAGTAGCATCAAAATCATAACAGGTGACACTGGTTTGcctcaatttttagaaatagTACTGTAGCCCAGAGAGAGGACCGCGTGGCAATTATTGTTCCCAAATTATATCTAAGCTAAGTTAGCTTACTAAAAATTTCCATTTCCTCGTAATTTATTCAATGATTCTTCAATTATCCAAAAAGAAATTCACAAACAGATTCAAGACAGGGACATTTCAATATAATTCGATTTACCAACACTTCAAG comes from Henckelia pumila isolate YLH828 chromosome 4, ASM3356847v2, whole genome shotgun sequence and encodes:
- the LOC140863879 gene encoding protein NRT1/ PTR FAMILY 4.5-like isoform X1, translating into MQGENMETGYDILSPSKVNNGKGGFRAASFVFVLAALDNMGFVANLVSLVLYFSLKMHFDLSSAANTLTNLMGSAFLLSIVGGLISDTYINRFKTCLIFGFLEVLALSMMTIQAHDDNLLPKPCGKSSCIRGGIAVYFYASLCILALGIGGVKGSLPALGADQFDAKNPKEAKGLASYFNWLLLSTVVGSSIGVTVIVWFATNKNNQNWWKGFLTCAIGSAVGFIFLAVGKPFFRLQVPRESPLARIIQVVVVAIKNRGLSLPASTSELYEINEKDSDPAAQKIVHTNQFRWLDKAAILHRNAEPSPWKVCTITQVEEVKVLTRMLPIIASTILLNTCMAQLQTFSVQQGYRMDPHLGSFQVPAASIPIIPLLFMIILIPIYDRLFIPFIRNFTKHPSGITQLQRIGVGLVLSAVSMAVAGVIEVKRRNHSLKNPLKPISLFWLAFQYGIFGIADMFTLVGSLEFFYKEAPTGMRSLSTSFTYISQSFGYFLSSVFVSVINSVTKRIAPSKQGWLYGQDLDKNNLNLFFWFLAILSGLNFLCFLYFATWYEYKNNAKVADKNAVPTSQSINPLFKAVAEEDLPKAVNGGSAVELTNGKD
- the LOC140863879 gene encoding protein NRT1/ PTR FAMILY 4.5-like isoform X2, translated to MGENMETGYDILSPSKVNNGKGGFRAASFVFVLAALDNMGFVANLVSLVLYFSLKMHFDLSSAANTLTNLMGSAFLLSIVGGLISDTYINRFKTCLIFGFLEVLALSMMTIQAHDDNLLPKPCGKSSCIRGGIAVYFYASLCILALGIGGVKGSLPALGADQFDAKNPKEAKGLASYFNWLLLSTVVGSSIGVTVIVWFATNKNNQNWWKGFLTCAIGSAVGFIFLAVGKPFFRLQVPRESPLARIIQVVVVAIKNRGLSLPASTSELYEINEKDSDPAAQKIVHTNQFRWLDKAAILHRNAEPSPWKVCTITQVEEVKVLTRMLPIIASTILLNTCMAQLQTFSVQQGYRMDPHLGSFQVPAASIPIIPLLFMIILIPIYDRLFIPFIRNFTKHPSGITQLQRIGVGLVLSAVSMAVAGVIEVKRRNHSLKNPLKPISLFWLAFQYGIFGIADMFTLVGSLEFFYKEAPTGMRSLSTSFTYISQSFGYFLSSVFVSVINSVTKRIAPSKQGWLYGQDLDKNNLNLFFWFLAILSGLNFLCFLYFATWYEYKNNAKVADKNAVPTSQSINPLFKAVAEEDLPKAVNGGSAVELTNGKD